A window of Cellulomonas fimi contains these coding sequences:
- a CDS encoding polyphosphate polymerase domain-containing protein has translation MTLDALHRLAPVTLDELLADASLQTRVDRKYLLPVAALDALLDDLDPATRALEIDGRRTSAYRSVYFDTPALSSYLGSARRRRQRFKVRTRTYVDDGACWVEVKTRGPRGTTVKDRRPHAGPAALDDSACAFAVAALGDERAATLDGPLLPTLVTTYDRVTLHVPGPAGGRVADLHHDAEPRRACATGAPRAGSPAGSAASRTTVDTGLVWTDPSTGRSLPLRGLAIVETKTGSTPSSTDRLLWRHGHRPVRVSKYGTGLAVLHPDLPATPWRRVLDRHVAAATR, from the coding sequence ATGACCCTCGACGCCCTGCACCGGCTCGCACCCGTGACTCTCGACGAGCTGCTCGCCGACGCCTCCCTCCAGACGCGCGTCGACCGCAAGTACCTGCTCCCCGTCGCCGCGCTCGACGCGCTGCTCGACGACCTCGACCCCGCGACCCGCGCCCTGGAGATCGACGGGCGCCGCACCTCCGCCTACCGGTCGGTGTACTTCGACACCCCCGCGCTCAGCAGCTACCTGGGCTCCGCGCGCCGACGCCGGCAGCGGTTCAAGGTCCGCACCCGCACCTACGTCGACGACGGCGCCTGCTGGGTCGAGGTCAAGACCCGCGGCCCGCGCGGCACGACCGTCAAGGACCGCCGACCCCACGCCGGTCCGGCCGCGCTCGACGACTCGGCCTGCGCGTTCGCGGTGGCGGCGCTCGGCGACGAGCGGGCGGCGACGCTCGACGGCCCGCTGCTGCCGACGCTCGTCACGACGTACGACCGCGTGACGCTGCACGTGCCGGGACCGGCCGGCGGTCGCGTCGCCGACCTGCACCACGACGCCGAGCCGCGGCGCGCATGCGCGACCGGTGCACCCCGCGCGGGATCGCCGGCCGGGAGCGCCGCGTCGCGGACCACCGTCGACACCGGGCTCGTCTGGACCGACCCGTCGACGGGGCGGTCGCTCCCCCTGCGCGGCCTCGCGATCGTCGAGACCAAGACCGGCTCGACGCCGTCCTCGACCGACCGGCTGCTCTGGCGGCACGGCCACCGGCCCGTGCGCGTCTCGAAGTACGGCACCGGCCTCGCCGTCCTGCACCCCGACCTCCCCGCCACGCCGTGGCGCCGCGTGCTCGACCGGCACGTCGCCGCGGCGACCCGCTGA
- a CDS encoding DUF4956 domain-containing protein, translating to MSPTVLHAADLVAVLVLTFALYLPRHRRRDLAVAYLGVNVGVLAVAATLASSTVGAGLGLGLFGVLSIIRLRSAELSQTEVAYYFASLALGLIGGLAAAPVGIALMAVVVVVLAIADSPRLLSRYRQQTVVVDRAVADETALVAHLEQLLGGRVRRVSVQRLDLVNDTTWVDVRYDAAPRGALVTERLAGRGAATLRPDDSVARDAGGAEPPSPTDDADRWAVAQR from the coding sequence ATGTCCCCCACCGTCCTGCACGCCGCCGACCTCGTCGCCGTCCTCGTGCTCACGTTCGCCCTCTACCTGCCCCGGCACCGGCGCCGCGACCTCGCGGTCGCCTACCTCGGCGTCAACGTCGGGGTGCTGGCCGTCGCGGCGACGCTCGCGAGCAGCACGGTCGGCGCCGGCCTCGGCCTCGGTCTGTTCGGCGTCCTGTCGATCATCCGGCTCCGGTCCGCCGAGCTCAGCCAGACCGAGGTCGCCTACTACTTCGCGTCGCTGGCCCTCGGCCTCATCGGCGGGCTCGCCGCGGCACCCGTCGGGATCGCGCTCATGGCGGTCGTCGTGGTGGTCCTCGCGATCGCCGACAGTCCGCGGCTGCTCAGCCGCTACCGGCAGCAGACCGTCGTCGTCGACCGCGCCGTCGCGGACGAGACCGCGCTCGTCGCGCACCTCGAGCAGCTGCTCGGCGGGCGCGTGCGGCGCGTGTCGGTGCAGCGCCTCGACCTCGTCAACGACACGACGTGGGTGGACGTGCGCTACGACGCCGCCCCGCGGGGTGCGCTCGTCACGGAGCGCCTCGCAGGCCGGGGCGCTGCGACCCTGCGGCCGGACGACTCCGTCGCCCGGGACGCGGGCGGCGCCGAGCCCCCGTCGCCGACCGACGACGCCGACCGCTGGGCGGTGGCGCAGCGATGA
- a CDS encoding MetQ/NlpA family ABC transporter substrate-binding protein: MSENVPVLPPKNRGGRRTGLVVGAVVAVVVLVGALVFAFTRPDADDSAAGDGATVVRLGTTDVGQPHWEILQELAAEEGIDLEIVGFSEYTQPNPALTEDEIDLNAFQHVLYLADHNNNTGDDLQPIGSTLIVPLPLYSQKHTDVSEFTKGEQVAIPNDATNQARALFVLEEAGLIAFTGDPAVPTPDDVDTDASTVVVRPVEASQTAGLIGDPDVAGVIVNNNFATDAGFDLDSYVFADDPSSPGAQPYINIIAARPDDVDNPTYQKIVELYHDPKVLESVVESSGGTATIVEGYDAAQLRDVLAQTQENLKAAG; this comes from the coding sequence ATGTCCGAGAACGTCCCCGTCCTCCCGCCCAAGAACCGCGGCGGGCGCCGCACCGGCCTCGTCGTCGGGGCGGTCGTCGCCGTCGTCGTCCTGGTCGGTGCGCTCGTCTTCGCGTTCACCCGTCCCGATGCCGACGACTCCGCCGCCGGCGACGGCGCGACCGTCGTCCGCCTCGGCACGACCGACGTCGGCCAGCCGCACTGGGAGATCCTCCAGGAGCTCGCCGCGGAGGAGGGCATCGACCTCGAGATCGTCGGCTTCTCCGAGTACACGCAGCCGAACCCGGCGCTCACCGAGGACGAGATCGACCTCAACGCGTTCCAGCACGTCCTCTACCTGGCCGACCACAACAACAACACCGGCGACGACCTGCAGCCCATCGGCTCGACGCTGATCGTGCCGCTGCCGCTGTACTCGCAGAAGCACACGGACGTCTCCGAGTTCACGAAGGGCGAGCAGGTCGCGATCCCGAACGACGCGACCAACCAGGCCCGTGCGCTGTTCGTGCTCGAGGAGGCCGGCCTGATCGCGTTCACCGGCGACCCGGCCGTGCCGACGCCGGACGACGTCGACACCGACGCCTCCACCGTCGTGGTCCGGCCCGTCGAGGCGTCGCAGACCGCGGGCCTGATCGGCGACCCCGACGTCGCGGGCGTGATCGTCAACAACAACTTCGCGACCGACGCGGGCTTCGACCTCGACAGCTACGTCTTCGCGGACGACCCGAGCTCGCCCGGGGCGCAGCCGTACATCAACATCATCGCGGCCCGACCGGACGACGTGGACAACCCGACCTACCAGAAGATCGTCGAGCTCTACCACGACCCGAAGGTGCTCGAGTCGGTCGTCGAGTCGTCGGGCGGCACCGCGACGATCGTCGAGGGCTACGACGCCGCGCAGCTCCGGGACGTCCTGGCGCAGACGCAGGAGAACCTCAAGGCCGCTGGCTGA
- a CDS encoding carbohydrate-binding domain-containing protein, translating into MRHHRGRLVAPTALLTGLVAATLVGCSAADASTGSSGTSTSTATATDADVTVESTLADNTAWHETTATDDTSGATTITLDGATATVDGDGATVDGSTITVTAAGTYAVSGTLTDGSLVVDSADDGTVVLVLDDADLTSSTTSPLQVTDAGDVVVVLADGSTNHLADATAPVDPDAETDEPNAALFSTADLTLTGSGSLDVEGRSNDGIASKDGLVVESGTITVDAVDDGIRGKDYLVVQDGTLDVTAGGDALKSDEADDAALGYVAVLGGDLTLTSGDDGVTAATDVVLADGTVTVIAGGGHDATVADDASPKGLVGDVSVVLGGGTLRVDAADDAVHSDGVVAVTDGDVTLATGDDGIHAEGALRVAGGTLDVATAVEGLEAPVITIAGGDTSLTTSDDGVNATAGSTTDDDPAATTDGTGASTDTGTSTGTGTSTGTGASAGAGTAAGTGTGSGTGTGAAGDAGTVADATDPRAGGMPGGGPGGGGGEFSAQDGVLLEITGGTLVADAEGDGLDSNGSVTMSGGTVVVAGPTSSGNGALDYNGTFEISGGELLAVGASGMAQTPSDGSTQSFVGLTLDATQQAGTVVHLAAEDGTVLASFTAPKSFSSVVYSSPDVTDGATYTALVGGSAGSPDATGLSRDGDASAATTSATATAGEVQSGMGGGPGGGGPPSRP; encoded by the coding sequence GTGCGACACCACCGCGGGCGCCTCGTCGCCCCCACCGCCCTGCTCACCGGCCTCGTGGCCGCGACCCTCGTCGGCTGCTCGGCGGCCGACGCGTCGACCGGCTCGTCCGGCACCTCGACCAGCACCGCGACGGCGACCGACGCCGACGTGACCGTCGAGAGCACGCTCGCCGACAACACCGCCTGGCACGAGACCACGGCGACCGACGACACGTCCGGCGCGACGACCATCACGCTCGACGGCGCGACCGCCACGGTCGACGGCGACGGCGCGACCGTCGACGGGTCCACGATCACCGTCACGGCCGCCGGCACGTACGCCGTCTCCGGCACGCTCACCGACGGGTCGCTCGTGGTGGACAGCGCCGACGACGGCACGGTCGTGCTCGTCCTCGACGACGCCGATCTCACGAGCTCGACGACGTCCCCGCTCCAGGTCACCGACGCCGGCGACGTGGTCGTCGTGCTCGCCGACGGGTCGACCAACCACCTGGCTGACGCGACGGCCCCCGTCGACCCGGACGCCGAGACCGACGAGCCGAACGCGGCCCTGTTCAGCACCGCGGACCTCACCCTCACGGGCAGCGGGTCGCTCGACGTCGAGGGCCGGTCGAACGACGGCATCGCGAGCAAGGACGGCCTCGTGGTCGAGTCCGGGACGATCACGGTCGACGCGGTCGACGACGGGATCCGCGGCAAGGACTACCTCGTCGTCCAGGACGGCACGCTCGACGTGACGGCCGGCGGCGACGCGCTCAAGTCCGACGAGGCCGACGACGCCGCGCTCGGCTACGTCGCGGTCCTCGGCGGCGACCTCACCCTCACCTCCGGCGACGACGGCGTGACCGCGGCGACCGACGTCGTGCTCGCCGACGGGACCGTCACGGTCATCGCGGGCGGCGGGCACGACGCGACCGTCGCCGACGACGCGTCGCCGAAGGGCCTGGTCGGCGACGTGTCCGTCGTCCTGGGCGGCGGCACGCTGCGGGTCGACGCGGCCGACGACGCCGTGCACTCCGACGGCGTCGTCGCGGTCACCGACGGCGACGTCACGCTCGCGACGGGCGACGACGGCATCCACGCCGAGGGCGCCCTGCGCGTCGCGGGCGGCACGCTCGACGTCGCGACGGCCGTCGAAGGGCTGGAGGCGCCGGTCATCACGATCGCGGGCGGCGACACCTCGCTCACGACGAGCGACGACGGCGTCAACGCGACGGCAGGCTCGACCACGGACGACGACCCCGCCGCGACGACCGACGGCACCGGCGCGTCGACCGACACGGGCACGTCGACCGGCACGGGCACGTCGACCGGCACGGGAGCGTCCGCAGGTGCGGGCACGGCAGCTGGCACCGGGACGGGATCTGGCACGGGCACCGGCGCGGCCGGCGACGCGGGGACCGTCGCGGATGCCACCGACCCGCGCGCGGGCGGCATGCCGGGCGGCGGTCCGGGCGGAGGCGGCGGGGAGTTCTCCGCCCAGGACGGCGTCCTGCTGGAGATCACGGGCGGCACGCTCGTGGCCGACGCGGAGGGCGACGGCCTCGACTCGAACGGTTCGGTCACGATGAGCGGCGGGACGGTCGTCGTCGCGGGCCCGACGAGCTCCGGGAACGGCGCGCTCGACTACAACGGCACGTTCGAGATCAGCGGCGGCGAGCTCCTGGCCGTCGGCGCGTCGGGCATGGCGCAGACCCCGTCGGACGGCTCGACGCAGTCGTTCGTCGGCCTGACGCTCGACGCCACGCAGCAGGCCGGCACGGTCGTGCACCTCGCCGCGGAGGACGGCACGGTCCTCGCGTCCTTCACGGCCCCGAAGTCGTTCTCGTCGGTCGTCTACTCGTCGCCCGACGTCACGGACGGCGCGACGTACACGGCGCTGGTCGGCGGCTCGGCAGGCAGCCCGGACGCGACGGGCCTGTCCCGCGACGGCGACGCGTCCGCGGCGACGACGTCCGCGACGGCCACCGCGGGCGAGGTCCAGTCCGGCATGGGCGGCGGCCCCGGAGGCGGCGGCCCCCCGTCCCGCCCCTGA
- a CDS encoding MerR family transcriptional regulator, with protein sequence MTERTDDGAVGAGAGDAGWRVGDLAALTGLTVRTLHHYDDVGVLRPDRTAAGHRVYHRAHVERLYRISVLRRFGVSLDDIATALDEPGWTLDGALRTHLAELEDQVLRMERLLHRLSATRPDVPVDARMRADDDAGDVEVCRRLLAVLEDTAVAPTEPLRRVAVLVYADLEAAHRHLVDVFGLEPGPLHRDAGGTVVHGEVRTADGVVMLHRVAPEWRLASPAAVGAATGMLVVTVRDVDAHHAAAVARGATVTYPPTDQPYGVREYGVLGPEGEPWSFWSPLRPS encoded by the coding sequence GTGACCGAGCGGACGGACGACGGCGCGGTGGGTGCGGGGGCCGGCGACGCGGGCTGGCGCGTGGGCGACCTCGCCGCGCTCACGGGCCTCACGGTCCGCACGTTGCACCACTACGACGACGTGGGCGTGCTGCGCCCCGACCGGACCGCCGCCGGTCACCGCGTCTACCACCGCGCGCACGTCGAGCGGCTGTACCGGATCAGCGTGCTGCGGCGGTTCGGGGTGTCGCTCGACGACATCGCGACGGCGCTCGACGAGCCCGGGTGGACGCTCGACGGCGCGCTGCGCACCCACCTGGCGGAGCTCGAGGACCAGGTGCTGCGGATGGAGCGTCTGCTGCACCGGCTGAGCGCGACGCGGCCCGACGTGCCGGTCGACGCGCGGATGCGGGCGGACGACGACGCGGGCGACGTCGAGGTCTGCCGGCGGCTGCTGGCCGTGCTGGAGGACACCGCGGTCGCGCCCACCGAGCCGCTGCGCCGGGTCGCCGTGCTCGTGTACGCGGACCTCGAGGCGGCGCACCGGCACCTCGTCGACGTCTTCGGCCTGGAGCCCGGGCCGCTGCACCGCGACGCCGGCGGGACCGTCGTGCACGGCGAGGTCCGCACGGCCGACGGCGTCGTGATGCTGCACCGGGTCGCACCCGAGTGGCGGCTGGCGTCACCTGCGGCGGTCGGGGCCGCGACGGGGATGCTCGTCGTGACCGTCCGGGACGTCGACGCCCACCACGCGGCGGCGGTCGCGCGCGGGGCCACCGTCACCTACCCGCCGACCGACCAGCCCTACGGCGTGCGCGAGTACGGGGTGCTGGGCCCGGAGGGGGAGCCGTGGTCGTTCTGGTCCCCGCTCCGCCCGTCGTGA
- a CDS encoding PadR family transcriptional regulator, with amino-acid sequence MRHHHFHHHPAGPDAYDEDASGRPSGPPFGPGFGPGFGPGGPGFGSAGPGFGPGPRGGRGFGGHHGGPHPRHGGRRGGRAGRGDIRAAILLLLAEQPMHGYQLIQEIGTRSEGRWRPSPGAVYPALAMLEDEGLVTLSAQGGRRMASLTEAGAAHVEEQRDALGTPWLDAQERPVHPGRALRPALEALSGAAVQVARTGTPEQATAALAIVERARRDLYLVLAGEPVSTGDSTGETATPGA; translated from the coding sequence ATGCGACACCACCACTTCCACCACCACCCGGCCGGTCCCGACGCCTACGACGAGGACGCCTCCGGCCGCCCGTCCGGCCCGCCGTTCGGGCCGGGGTTCGGCCCGGGCTTCGGTCCCGGCGGCCCCGGCTTCGGTTCCGCCGGGCCCGGCTTCGGACCCGGCCCCCGCGGAGGGCGCGGCTTCGGCGGCCACCACGGCGGCCCGCACCCGCGCCACGGCGGTCGCCGCGGCGGCCGGGCCGGTCGCGGCGACATCCGCGCCGCGATCCTGTTGCTGCTCGCCGAGCAGCCCATGCACGGCTACCAACTCATCCAGGAGATCGGCACGCGGTCCGAGGGCCGCTGGCGGCCCAGCCCGGGCGCGGTGTACCCGGCGCTCGCGATGCTCGAGGACGAGGGCCTCGTGACCCTGTCCGCGCAGGGCGGTCGCCGGATGGCGAGCCTCACCGAGGCCGGCGCCGCGCACGTCGAGGAGCAGCGCGACGCGCTCGGCACGCCGTGGCTCGACGCCCAGGAGCGCCCGGTCCACCCCGGCCGCGCGCTGCGGCCCGCGCTGGAGGCGCTCTCGGGTGCCGCCGTCCAGGTCGCCCGCACGGGCACCCCGGAGCAGGCGACGGCCGCGCTCGCGATCGTCGAGCGCGCGCGGCGCGACCTCTACCTCGTGCTGGCCGGCGAGCCCGTCTCGACGGGTGACTCGACGGGCGAGACGGCGACGCCCGGCGCCTGA
- a CDS encoding NAD(P)-dependent oxidoreductase, translated as MKVLVVGATGGSGRAAVAELVRRGHEVTALSRHAAALTGPHVRGVDGDATDPATVDALVAGQDAVVVTLGISENPLRVRLRGPAGTPIDVRSRGTRNVVTSMRRHGVRRIVVQSSYGVGTTRDRLPFSAKLFFALLIAPQIADEERTSAELRATELDWVEVQPVYLSDDDIPYPAFTTTNGDVRGMKVSRGQVGRVLADAVERDDLARRSIAVSQDTDAVPGGRRARAGAAA; from the coding sequence ATGAAGGTCCTGGTCGTCGGAGCCACCGGAGGGTCCGGCCGCGCCGCGGTCGCCGAGCTCGTCCGTCGTGGCCACGAGGTCACCGCCCTGTCCCGCCACGCCGCCGCGCTCACCGGCCCGCACGTCCGCGGCGTCGACGGCGACGCGACCGACCCCGCCACGGTCGACGCGCTCGTCGCCGGGCAGGACGCGGTCGTCGTCACGCTCGGCATCAGCGAGAACCCGCTCCGGGTCCGCCTGCGCGGCCCGGCCGGCACCCCCATCGACGTCCGCTCGCGCGGCACGCGCAACGTCGTCACGTCGATGCGCCGGCACGGGGTCCGCCGGATCGTCGTGCAGTCGTCGTACGGCGTCGGCACCACGCGGGACCGGCTGCCGTTCTCGGCCAAGCTGTTCTTCGCGCTGCTCATCGCGCCGCAGATCGCCGACGAGGAGCGCACGTCCGCCGAGCTGCGCGCGACCGAGCTCGACTGGGTCGAGGTGCAGCCCGTCTACCTGTCCGACGACGACATCCCGTACCCCGCGTTCACGACGACCAACGGCGACGTGCGCGGCATGAAGGTCTCGCGCGGCCAGGTCGGCCGCGTGCTCGCCGACGCGGTCGAGCGCGACGACCTCGCGCGCCGGTCGATCGCCGTCTCGCAGGACACCGACGCCGTCCCGGGCGGGCGTCGGGCACGCGCGGGCGCCGCCGCCTGA
- a CDS encoding methionine ABC transporter ATP-binding protein: MTPIIEFRDVTKVFDGPNGPIRAVDGVDLTVEQGEIFGVIGYSGAGKSTLVRLINGLERVTSGQLVVDGDDVAALSERALERKRRDIGMIFQQFNLFSSRTVAGNVAFPLKVAGWPKADRDRRIAELLDFVGLLDRAHSYPDQLSGGQKQRVGIARALAAQPKILLADESTSALDPQTTQDVLGLLQKVNRELGVTIVVITHELEVVRSIADRVAVLENGRVAETGTVFDVFTRPQADVTQRFVSTVVHDRPRGAVLERLQRTHTGRIVTVTMTDSSRLGAVLASAGASGVAFEIVYGGIGTLQDQSFGSLTLALDGPDAAVDSLVAQLGTVAPVEEAVR; this comes from the coding sequence GTGACCCCCATCATCGAGTTCCGCGACGTCACCAAGGTGTTCGACGGCCCGAACGGGCCGATCCGCGCCGTCGACGGCGTCGACCTCACCGTCGAGCAGGGTGAGATCTTCGGCGTCATCGGCTACTCCGGCGCCGGCAAGAGCACCCTCGTGCGGCTCATCAACGGCCTCGAGCGCGTCACGTCGGGGCAGCTGGTCGTGGACGGCGACGACGTCGCCGCGCTGTCCGAGCGCGCGCTCGAGCGCAAGCGCCGCGACATCGGCATGATCTTCCAGCAGTTCAACCTGTTCTCGTCGCGCACCGTCGCGGGGAACGTCGCGTTCCCGCTCAAGGTCGCCGGCTGGCCCAAGGCCGACCGCGACCGGCGCATCGCCGAGCTGCTCGACTTCGTCGGCCTGCTCGACCGCGCGCACTCCTACCCGGACCAGCTGTCCGGCGGGCAGAAGCAGCGCGTCGGCATCGCGCGCGCGCTCGCGGCGCAGCCGAAGATCCTGCTCGCCGACGAGTCGACCAGCGCGCTCGACCCGCAGACCACGCAGGACGTCCTCGGTCTGCTGCAGAAGGTCAACCGCGAGCTCGGGGTGACGATCGTCGTCATCACGCACGAGCTCGAGGTCGTGCGGTCCATCGCCGACCGCGTCGCCGTGCTCGAGAACGGGCGCGTCGCCGAGACCGGGACCGTGTTCGACGTGTTCACGCGTCCGCAGGCCGACGTCACGCAGCGGTTCGTGTCGACCGTCGTGCACGACCGGCCGCGGGGCGCCGTCCTCGAACGGCTCCAGCGCACGCACACCGGCCGGATCGTCACCGTGACCATGACCGACAGCTCGCGGCTCGGGGCGGTCCTCGCGTCGGCGGGCGCGTCCGGGGTCGCGTTCGAGATCGTCTACGGCGGCATCGGCACGCTGCAGGACCAGTCGTTCGGGTCGCTCACGCTCGCGCTCGACGGGCCCGACGCGGCCGTCGACTCGCTCGTCGCGCAGCTCGGCACCGTCGCGCCCGTCGAGGAGGCCGTGCGATGA
- a CDS encoding methionine ABC transporter permease, with product MTAALAATPLTSSVGAPLAATPVPAAGEFDPAFHGPKLLEAAGETLYMVSATLLIGGVLGLVLGIALYTTRRGGLLSNRGVFGVLNLVVNVFRPIPFLILLMIIAPVTVGLIGTRLGSTAMIVPLSFAATFGVSRIVEQNLVAIDPGVIEAARATGASRWRIVLTLLVPEALGPLILGYTFVFVALVDMSALAGTLDGGGLGAFALDYGYKRWNFAVVWITVIVIIVLVQLAQSLGNRLSRRILRR from the coding sequence CTGACCGCTGCTCTCGCGGCCACGCCGCTGACGTCGTCGGTCGGCGCACCGCTGGCTGCCACCCCGGTTCCCGCCGCGGGCGAGTTCGACCCCGCGTTCCACGGCCCGAAGCTGCTGGAGGCCGCGGGCGAGACGCTCTACATGGTGTCCGCGACGCTGCTCATCGGCGGCGTCCTCGGGCTCGTCCTCGGCATCGCGCTCTACACGACGCGGCGCGGCGGGCTGCTGTCGAACCGGGGCGTGTTCGGCGTGCTCAACCTCGTCGTCAACGTGTTCCGGCCGATCCCGTTCCTCATCCTGCTCATGATCATCGCGCCCGTGACGGTGGGTCTGATCGGCACCCGGCTCGGCAGCACCGCGATGATCGTGCCGCTGTCGTTCGCCGCGACGTTCGGGGTGTCCCGGATCGTCGAGCAGAACCTCGTCGCGATCGACCCTGGCGTCATCGAGGCGGCGCGCGCGACGGGCGCGTCGCGGTGGCGGATCGTGCTGACCCTGCTGGTGCCCGAGGCGCTCGGCCCGCTGATCCTCGGGTACACGTTCGTGTTCGTCGCGCTCGTCGACATGTCTGCGCTCGCCGGGACGCTCGACGGCGGCGGGCTCGGCGCGTTCGCCCTGGACTACGGCTACAAGCGGTGGAACTTCGCGGTCGTGTGGATCACGGTGATCGTCATCATCGTGCTCGTCCAGCTGGCCCAGTCGCTCGGCAACCGCCTCTCCCGCCGCATCCTGCGCCGCTGA
- a CDS encoding pentapeptide repeat-containing protein: protein MTTSITGGAGARPAAHLTDIDLRGADLSGRTFTGAGLAGADLRGADLRGARFERCDLRLADLRGARLDEASFALVDAACALLGDVRAPGVSMWHVELPEADLAGADLTEARLRRCGLERADLTSTDLAGAHLVHSDCSDAVLRDAHLARTTTLGTRFVGADLAGARAFATCREVVAEVLSRETRDDTDLAMACAAVVADRRRCYAEWAAYLDDHPAAADLARRTFDRYPGSGCREALRDARRS from the coding sequence ATGACGACCTCGATCACCGGCGGCGCCGGGGCCCGACCCGCCGCCCACCTCACCGACATCGACCTGCGCGGCGCGGACCTGTCCGGGCGGACGTTCACCGGCGCCGGCCTCGCGGGCGCGGACCTGCGGGGGGCCGACCTGCGCGGAGCGCGGTTCGAGCGGTGCGACCTGCGCCTCGCGGACCTGCGCGGCGCACGGCTCGACGAGGCGTCGTTCGCCCTCGTCGACGCCGCGTGCGCGCTGCTGGGCGACGTCCGCGCACCGGGCGTCTCGATGTGGCACGTCGAGCTGCCGGAGGCGGACCTGGCCGGCGCCGACCTCACCGAGGCGCGGCTCCGCCGGTGCGGGCTCGAGCGGGCCGATCTCACGTCGACGGACCTCGCCGGCGCGCACCTCGTCCACTCCGACTGCTCGGACGCGGTGCTCCGCGACGCCCACCTGGCGCGGACGACGACGCTCGGCACGCGGTTCGTCGGGGCCGACCTGGCGGGGGCACGCGCGTTCGCCACGTGCCGCGAGGTCGTCGCGGAGGTGCTGTCGCGCGAGACGCGCGACGACACCGACCTCGCGATGGCGTGCGCGGCCGTGGTCGCCGACCGCCGCCGGTGCTACGCGGAGTGGGCCGCCTACCTCGACGACCACCCCGCCGCGGCCGACCTCGCGCGCCGGACCTTCGACCGGTACCCCGGGTCCGGGTGTCGCGAGGCGCTGCGCGACGCGCGCCGGTCGTGA
- a CDS encoding AraC family transcriptional regulator: MTVLAPEAPWGSVDPVGEALHRLRVTGFFYCHTEATGPWAVDMPAFGECVSFHVVTAGECWVEVDGVPPVRLGAGDLGLVPHGRGHVLRSAPGVPSMGRVDELPQDYVTDHYSVLRHDGGGPRTDLVCGVLSVDGPASRLLLELLPPVVHVPADDGAAPWIAGTLGLMADELTRTRPGGEAVTTRLADILVIQAIRAWVDAQSATTGWLGALRDPHVGVAVAAVHRDPARPWTVETLAREATMSRSAFAARFTEVVGVPAMQYVTSWRMHVATDLLAAGEPVARAAAATGYDSEAAFSRAYRRETGRAPGAVRRAAAP; the protein is encoded by the coding sequence ATGACCGTGCTCGCCCCCGAAGCCCCCTGGGGCTCCGTCGACCCGGTGGGCGAGGCCCTGCACCGGCTGCGCGTCACCGGGTTCTTCTACTGCCACACGGAGGCCACCGGCCCGTGGGCCGTCGACATGCCCGCGTTCGGCGAGTGCGTGAGCTTCCACGTCGTCACCGCGGGCGAGTGCTGGGTCGAGGTCGACGGCGTCCCGCCGGTCCGGCTCGGCGCGGGCGACCTCGGGCTCGTCCCGCACGGCCGCGGGCACGTGCTGCGCAGCGCGCCCGGCGTGCCGTCGATGGGACGTGTCGACGAGCTGCCGCAGGACTACGTGACCGACCACTACTCGGTGCTCCGGCACGACGGCGGCGGGCCGCGCACCGACCTCGTGTGCGGCGTGCTGTCCGTCGACGGCCCGGCGTCGCGGCTGCTCCTCGAGCTGCTGCCGCCCGTCGTGCACGTCCCCGCCGACGACGGCGCCGCGCCCTGGATCGCCGGGACGCTCGGCCTCATGGCCGACGAGCTCACGCGCACCCGGCCCGGCGGTGAGGCCGTCACCACCCGGCTCGCCGACATCCTGGTCATCCAGGCGATCCGCGCGTGGGTCGACGCGCAGTCGGCCACGACAGGGTGGCTCGGCGCGCTGCGCGACCCGCACGTCGGCGTGGCCGTCGCGGCCGTGCACCGCGACCCCGCTCGCCCGTGGACCGTCGAGACGCTCGCCCGCGAGGCGACCATGTCGCGCTCGGCCTTCGCGGCCCGGTTCACCGAGGTCGTGGGCGTCCCGGCGATGCAGTACGTGACGTCGTGGCGCATGCACGTGGCGACCGACCTGCTCGCGGCGGGCGAGCCGGTCGCCCGCGCCGCCGCCGCTACCGGCTACGACTCCGAGGCGGCGTTCAGCCGCGCCTACCGCCGCGAGACCGGACGAGCCCCGGGTGCGGTCCGCCGGGCGGCCGCCCCCTAG